The following coding sequences lie in one Anguilla rostrata isolate EN2019 chromosome 8, ASM1855537v3, whole genome shotgun sequence genomic window:
- the ube2ql1 gene encoding ubiquitin-conjugating enzyme E2Q-like protein 1 isoform X1, producing MATLLRKIGLIRLHDRDTEDPKHHQGSLKGTKGNQKNNNIKHCNTSNNESNILSTPEIKTKKSEQSSKDKPTGKDKQGKDMKEKQQGGGKATSTSLPPLAPHRQHCTQVRTRRLMKELQEIRRLGDNFITVELADDNLFDWNVKLHQVDKDSALWQDMKETNTEYILLNVSFPDNFPFSPPFMRVLSPRLENGYVLDGGAICMELLTPRGWSSAYTVEAVMRQFAASLVKGQGRICRKAGKSKKAFSRKEAEATFKSLVKTHEKYGWVSPPVSDG from the exons ATGGCCACTCTTCTACGGAAAATAGGTCTCATTCGGCTTCATGATCGAGACACGGAGGATCCGAAGCATCACCAAGGCTCCCTAAAAGGAACGAAAGGAAAccagaaaaataacaacattaagCACTGCAACACCAGCAACAACGAGAGCAACATTCTCAGCACTCctgaaataaaaaccaagaAATCGGAGCAATCCAGTAAAGACAAGCCGACCGGTAAGGATAAACAGGGCAAGGACATGAAGGAAAAACAGCAAGGAGGTGGCAAGGCGACCAGTACCTCGCTACCACCGTTAGCGCCGCACAGACAGCATTGCACCCAGGTTCGGACGAGGAGATTGATGAAAGAACTGCAAGAAATCCGGAGGCTAGGTGACAACTTTATAACGGTCGAATTGGCCGACGACAACCTCTTTGACTGGAATGTGAAGTTACACCAAGTGGACAAAGACTCTGCCCTCTGGCAGGATATGAAAGAAACCAACACCGAGTATATATTGCTGAATGTGTCTTTCCCCGACAATTTCCCTTTCTCCCCACCTTTCATGCGGGTTCTCAGCCCCAGGTTGGAGAACGGCTACGTACTCGACGGAGGAGCTATTTGCATGGAGTTGTTGACACCCCGCGGATGGTCCAGTGCTTACACAGTGGAGGCGGTGATGAGACAGTTCGCAGCGAGTCTCGTAAAAGGACAG GGCCGAATCTGCAGGAAAGCGGGGAAATCCAAGAAAGCCTTCAGCCGCAAGGAAGCAGAGGCCACCTTCAAGAGCCTGGTGAAGACCCACGAGAAGTACGGCTGGGTGTCCCCTCCCGTTTCCGATGGCTGA
- the ube2ql1 gene encoding ubiquitin-conjugating enzyme E2Q-like protein 1 isoform X2 yields the protein MKEKQQGGGKATSTSLPPLAPHRQHCTQVRTRRLMKELQEIRRLGDNFITVELADDNLFDWNVKLHQVDKDSALWQDMKETNTEYILLNVSFPDNFPFSPPFMRVLSPRLENGYVLDGGAICMELLTPRGWSSAYTVEAVMRQFAASLVKGQGRICRKAGKSKKAFSRKEAEATFKSLVKTHEKYGWVSPPVSDG from the exons ATGAAGGAAAAACAGCAAGGAGGTGGCAAGGCGACCAGTACCTCGCTACCACCGTTAGCGCCGCACAGACAGCATTGCACCCAGGTTCGGACGAGGAGATTGATGAAAGAACTGCAAGAAATCCGGAGGCTAGGTGACAACTTTATAACGGTCGAATTGGCCGACGACAACCTCTTTGACTGGAATGTGAAGTTACACCAAGTGGACAAAGACTCTGCCCTCTGGCAGGATATGAAAGAAACCAACACCGAGTATATATTGCTGAATGTGTCTTTCCCCGACAATTTCCCTTTCTCCCCACCTTTCATGCGGGTTCTCAGCCCCAGGTTGGAGAACGGCTACGTACTCGACGGAGGAGCTATTTGCATGGAGTTGTTGACACCCCGCGGATGGTCCAGTGCTTACACAGTGGAGGCGGTGATGAGACAGTTCGCAGCGAGTCTCGTAAAAGGACAG GGCCGAATCTGCAGGAAAGCGGGGAAATCCAAGAAAGCCTTCAGCCGCAAGGAAGCAGAGGCCACCTTCAAGAGCCTGGTGAAGACCCACGAGAAGTACGGCTGGGTGTCCCCTCCCGTTTCCGATGGCTGA
- the med10 gene encoding mediator of RNA polymerase II transcription subunit 10 → MAENFDNLEEHLEKFIENIRQLGIIVSDFQPSSQTGLNQKLNFMITGLQDIEKCRQQLHDINVPLEAFEYIDQGRNPQLYTKECLERALAKNEQVKGKIDTMTKFKSLLISELGKVFPEEMAQYKAIHGDDPPS, encoded by the exons ATGGCTGAAAATTTCGATAACCTCGAAGAGCATCTGGAGAAGTTCATAGAAAATATCAGACAGCTAGGAATCATCGTCAGCGACTTCCAACCGAGTAGTCAGACAGGGCTGAACCAAAAACT AAATTTCATGATCACAGGATTGCAGGACATTGAGAAGTGTCGACAACAACTGCACGATATTAATGTACCCTTGGAAGCATTCGA ATACATTGATCAGGGTCGTAACCCTCAGCTGTACACTAAAGAGTGTTTGGAGAGAGCCCTGGCAAAAAATGAACAGGTGAAAGGAAAGATTGACACCATGACG AAATTTAAAAGTCTTCTCATTTCTGAGTTGGGAAAGGTTTTTCCAGAAGAGATGGCCCAGTATAAAGCTATTCATGGGGATGATCCACCATCGTAG